The proteins below come from a single Lepeophtheirus salmonis chromosome 4, UVic_Lsal_1.4, whole genome shotgun sequence genomic window:
- the Uba5 gene encoding ubiquitin-like modifier-activating enzyme 5, whose translation MEAELRARISALEAELNAIKGNSSGARAKIASMSSEVVDSNPYSRLMALKRMGIVDNYEKIRDYSVAIVGIGGVGSVAAEMLTRCGIGKLILFDYDKVELANMNRLFFQPHQSGLSKVQAASQTLSFINPDVQFETHNYNITTTDNFDHFMSRISTGSLTDGPLDLVLSCVDNFEARMAINKACNELGQTWYESGVSENAVSGHIQFLKPGETACFACAPPLVVASNIDEKTLKRDGVCAASLPTTMGIVAGFLVQNTLKYLLKFGQVSHYLGYNAMLDFFPTMSMKPNVDCDEYYCRKRQEEWKIEYEKILKETPKEVEKVEDIVHEDNEWGISLVEDDAGDLSAVPKTQIVEGVQFAYEKPKDPIPSNESAVEDDGTSLEDLMEKLCQM comes from the exons ATGGAAGCAGAACTTAGGGCTCGGATTTCGGCGTTGGAGGCCGAACTAAATGCCATCAAGGGAAACTCATCTGGGGCTAGGGCTAAAATAGCCTCCATGTCCTCTGAAGTTGTAGACTCTAACCCTTATTCACGTCTCATGGCCTTGAAGAGAATGGGAATTGTTGATAACTACGAAAAAATTCGTGATTATAGCGTGGCTATTGTTGGAATTGGGGGTGTTGGTTCTGTTGCTGCTGAGATGTTGACTCGTTGTGGTATCGGGAAGCTCATTTTGTTTGATTATGACAAAGTAGAATTGGCGAATATGAATCGTTTATTCTTTCAACCTCATCAATCTGGACTCTCCAAGGTTCAAGCTGCCTCACAAACTCTATCCTTCATCAATCCAGATGTACAATTCGAAACACATAACTATAACATCACTACAACAGACAACTTTGATCATTTCATGTCTCGTATTTCTACGGGATCGTTGACAGACGGACCTCTGGATCTCGTACTCAGTTGTGTGGATAACTTTGAAGCACGTATGGCAATCAATAAAGCCTGTAATGAATTAGGACAGACTTGGTATGAGAGTGGAGTATCTGAAAATGCTGTGTCTGGCcatattcaatttcttaaaCCTGGTGAAACTGCATGCTTTGCATGTGCTCCACCACTCGTCGTTGCAAGTAACATTGATGAAAAGACACTCAAAAGAGATGGAGTTTGTGCTGCTAGTCTTCCAACCACTATGGGTATAGTTGCTGGTTTTCTCGTACAAAATACCCTCAA gtatttacTTAAATTTGGTCAAGTCTCTCATTATCTGGGCTACAATGCAATGTTAGATTTCTTTCCTACGATGTCTATGAAACCTAATGTTGACTGTGATGAATATTATTGCCGAAAAAGACAAGAGGAATGGAAGATTGAATATGAGAAAATCCTCAAAGAGACT cCTAAAGAGGTAGAAAAAGTTGAAGATATCGTGCATGAAGATAATGAATGGGGTATTTCACTAGTTGAAGATGACGCTGGAGATTTGAGTGCTGTTCCTAAAACCCAAATAGTCGAAGGAGTTCAG TTTGCCTACGAAAAACCTAAGGATCCTATTCCCTCTAACGAAAGCGCTGTTGAAGATGATGGAACTTCTCTTGAagatttaatggaaaaattgtgtcaaatgtaa
- the LOC121116457 gene encoding DNA-directed RNA polymerase III subunit RPC4 translates to MSGENSCKNGGSRRLPSFKAQRDLTLGATQKNNTSKKFVPNLNVRRKTTANAAQSDPELEAKSTSSSQKKDHHNNKSNDLRKKPQLIQMDSVFSEGTFESTKKQFRSGGSSGSSRAATDELLEKPRPKYPKDELENELEKERLKNLLRDDFIEDIKVGGTPPIQLPMIQTGNMFKDEDISEVKIEGQKKKYANVVPDDDKLTPKVIKSVQDFMQSPENTDLFLVQLPDMLPGEKTIGSVGDGKLGTIEVRQSGQTRFILENGNELDLELGTQVGFLQDAVSVKLDEQTEDAPSIVGDMTVLGQVIHRLVVTPSWEALLRKSGNVDDS, encoded by the exons ATGTCTGGAGAGAACTCCTGTAAAAATGGTGGATCTCGTCGGCTGCCTTCTTTCAAGGCCCAAAGGGATCTGACCCTGGGAGCCactcaaaaaaacaatacatcCAAGAAGTTTGTTCCTAATTTGAATGTGCGTCGGAAGACAACAGCCAATGCTGCTCAGTCCGATCCAGAGTTGGAAGCCAAATCCACCTCATCTTCTCAGAAGAAGGatcatcataataataaaagcaatgATCTCCGTAAAAAACCTCAACTCATTCAAATGGACTCTGTTTTTAGTGAAG GAACATTTGAAAGCACAAAGAAGCAGTTTCGAAGCGGTGGATCAAGTGGTTCTTCGAGGGCGGCAACTGACGAACTGCTAGAAAAGCCGAGGCCCAAATACCCTAAAGATGAACTTGAGAATGAATTGGAAaaggaaagattaaaaaatctaCTAAGGGATGACTTTATTGAAGACATCAAAGTCGGAGGTACCCCTCCTATCCAACTTCCAATGATTCAAACTGGCAATATGTTTAAAGACGAGGATATATCTGAAGTCAAAATTGAGGgacaaaagaaaaagtatgcAAATGTTGTTCCGGATGACGATAAACTAACTCCTAAAGTTATCAAATCCGTTCAAGACTTTATGCAATCTCCGGAAAATACTGACTTATTCCTTGTTCAGTTGCCAGATATGCTCCCAGGAGAAAAAACTATAGGATCAGTAGGTGATGGTAAATTAGGGACTATTGAAGTACGACAATCTGGTCAAACTCGGTTCATTCTTGAGAACGGTAATGAATTAGATTTGGAACTTGGTACTCAAGTAGGGTTCCTTCAAGATGCTGTAAGTGTGAAATTAGATGAGCAAACAGAAGATGCTCCTTCCATTGTTGGTGATATGACTGTGTTAGGTCAAGTTATACATCGTCTTGTGGTCACACCTTCTTGGGAGGCTTTACTCAGAAAATCTGGGAACGTGGACGATTCCTGA
- the LOC121116290 gene encoding uncharacterized protein, which translates to MATLRMVAGTLSAAVIGMTYVYLGGSLPFNNYLSDCPHEMFVNKHLCVDCKTLQDALEFSRNRQSYGDTNVNTVFFSSSVFESKKGDRELVCVNTTPLRAVKCTLSSNHCYEMGSNCIGKHAVSNGHLFYHEI; encoded by the exons atggcaaCGCTTCGAATGGTTGCTGGTACTTTATCAGCTGCTGTTATTGGCATGACATACGTCTATTTAGGCGGTTCACttccttttaataattatttatcag ATTGCCCTCATGAAATGTTTGTAAATAAACACTTATGTGTGGATTGTAAAACTTTGCAAGATGCTTTAGAATTCAGTCGAAATAGACAGTCTTATGGTGACACAAATGTGAATACAGTGTTCTTTAGTTCATCTGTTTTTGAATCCAAGAAAGGAGACCGGGAATTAGTTTGTGTTAATACAACTCCGTTGCGTGCTGTTAAATGCACATTAAGTTCAAATCATTGTTATGAAATGGGAAGCAATTGTATCGGAAAACATGCTGTCTCCAACGGGCATTTATTCTACCATGAG ATTTGA
- the LOC121116458 gene encoding uncharacterized protein, with protein sequence MGTEAMDLLKPDLSPKKVKEEEEEEEDDDLEALRLAALRTMKPRKPQGYQLQPHPRRTNLVTIVVDEEPLRKTHPVVGDGALHSSKQHFKAAAAAPPPLALNNNKDKFSRHRDKDTKSSDDEDEVLKLDATAEVDELTQLLNDFEDKVLKDKPSSPKVRGAHRSSRRRYTPSPPPYYRRRCSRSPCPYRKTPSPPPPLRRRQRRSPTPTSLKNGKSKSLPPTQSSKKRSEEQHHRSSKPRLTTPEREKLEARKKKFQTPLNVLDKKVISLKNIKDEGGSNTSVSTSRPSNHSPCLTPNNAPGAPATPVEETDSISLSVEDTLDMFDEEEQNKSLKRKNASASSNTSASLSSQKPGVADLRLQLHKKRQQKMGSTNKTSSTSGKGSANLVEEQRTVSIEEDSLENAVLESSSEDEEIHSNSKKPRRVLIREMTTTSANDSSLLNKRKTTRPSIMSRLGDPVNDVNKKKSISPETIMIVAKSPKKKKEKKEKRKKSKKEKKEKKKVSSKPSSKSRASSSGDDEINNDQCKSSDDDEELFKFFEDEEDNISGGAGSGSAAGSGGDVQQDELMKRMQKKNQARLKRLKEIEEDKILHT encoded by the exons ATGGGCACGGAAGCCATGGATTTGTTGAAGCCTGACTTGTCCCCCAAGAAGgtgaaggaagaagaagaagaagaagaggatgaTGACCTCGAGGCGCTTCGTCTGGCTGCATTGCGTACAATGAAGCCTCGGAAGCCACAAGGATATCAACTCCAACCCCATCCTCGAAGAACGAATTTAGTGACGATTGTAGTTGACGAAGAGCCTCTGAGAAAGACGCATCCAGTGGTGGGAGATGGCGCCCTTCACTCTTCCAAACAGCATTTCAAAGCTGCTGCTGCTGCTCCTCCTCCTCTTgcccttaataataataaagacaaaTTCAGTCGCCATCGTGACAAGGATACGAAATCCTCGGATGATGAAGATGAAGTCCTGAAACTGGACGCCACAGCAGAAGTGGATGAGCTCACGCAACTACTCAATGACTTTGAGGACAAAGTCCTCAAGGATAAGCCCTCATCCCCTAAAGTACGAGGGGCTCATCGTAGTAGCAGAAGACGCTATACACCCTCACCACCTCCATACTATCGTCGACGCTGTTCACGCTCTCCTTGTCCTTATCGTAAGACCCCTTCCCCGCCTCCGCCACTTAGAAGGCGCCAAAGAAGATCTCCTACTCCTACATCCCTCAAAAATGGCAAATCCAAATCCCTTCCTCCAACTCAATCCTCCAAAAAGCGCAGTGAGGAGCAGCATCACCGTAGTAGTAAACCTCGACTCACCACACCAGAACGTGAAAAACTGGAAGCTcgcaaaaaaaagtttcaaactcCACTTAATGTTCTTGACAAAAAAGTCatcagtttgaaaaatattaaggatGAGGGTGGGAGTAACACTAGTGTTAGTACTAGTAGACCCTCTAATCACTCTCCTTGTTTGACTCCTAACAACGCCCCCGGCGCCCCTGCTACCCCTGTTGAAGAAACGGATTCCATTTCTCTCAGTGTTGAAGATACGTTAGATATGTTTGATGAAGAGGAACAAAACAAATcattaaagagaaaaaacg caagTGCATCATCAAATACATCTGCTTCTCTCTCTTCCCAAAAACCTGGAGTGGCCGATCTCCGATTACAATTGCACAAGAAACGCCAGCAGAAAATGGGCTCGACTAATAAAACCTCTTCCACGAGTGGTAAAGGATCAGCAAATTTAGTTGAAGAGCAACGCACTGTTAGTATTGAAGAAGATTCACTAGAGAATGCAGTTTTGGAATCTTCTTCTGAAGATGAGGAGATTCATAGCAACTCGAAGAAGCCGAGACGAGTTTTGATTCGTGAAATGACTACTACTAGTGCCAATGACTCTTCCCTcctcaataaaagaaaaacaactag gCCGTCGATCATGTCTCGTTTGGGTGATCCTGTAAATGatgtaaataagaaaaagtcCATATCTCCCGAGACCATAATGATTGTGGCTAAAAGCcccaaaaagaagaaggagaaaaaagaaaagaggaaaaagtccaagaaggagaagaaagaaaagaaaaaagtgtcgTCCAAGCCCTCCAGTAAATCCCGTGCATCATCTTCTGGAGATGATGAAATCAATAATGATCAATGTAAGTCCTCAGATGACGATGAAGAATTGTTCAAATTCTTTGAGGATGAAGAAGACAACATTAGCGGCGGTGCAGGGAGTGGCAGTGCTGCTGGATCAGGAGGAGACGTTCAACAAGATGAGCTTATGAAACGGATGCAAAAAAAGAATCAAGCTCGGCtcaaaagattaaaagaaattgaagaagataaaatattgcATACGTAG